In Ornithinibacter aureus, the genomic stretch TCGTGCTTCGCGTGGCGAAGGTCTCGGGGCCGGTCGTGACGTCGAGCTCGACCTCGTGGGTGTCGACGGTGACGAGGGCCGCACGGGCTGCGGCCTCCTCACGGGTGAGGTTGGTGCCGGGCACGGTTCTCCTTGTGTGGGCGCGCAGGTGGGCGTGGTGGTGTCCACGCCTGACGAACGGTCGGATGCCGGCGGTCGTCTCGGGCGGCCGGTCCGGGTCGTGAGCCATCCTGTCACGGGGCGCTGACGTCGCGTGGTCGCTCTTGTGCCCGTCGGGCTCGGGCCGTGGGGACGGGTGGGTGTTCTCGTCGGTGTCGGGCCCGGATGGCAGGATGTGCGGGTGCCTGAGACCACCGAGAACACCGCCCTGACCACGTCCGCAGAGCTCGCGAGCGCCGAGTTCTGGTTCGACCCGCTCTGCCCGTGGGCCTGGATGTCCTCGCGCTGGCTCGGTGAGGTGCAGCAGGTGCGCCCCGTAGAGGTCACCTGGTCGGTGATGAGCCTGGCGGTGCTCAACGAGGGCCGTGACCTCCCGAAGCAGTATGCCGAGCTCATGGAGCAGGGCTGGGGCCCGGTTCGGGTCGTCATCGCGGCCCGCGAGGCGCACGGCGAGCAGGTCGTCAAGCCGCTCTACGACGCCCTTGGTGAGCACATCCACCACCGTGAGGAGGACTACTCCACGGCGATCGCGGGTGCGCTGGCTGATGTGGGTCTGCCCGCGGAGCTGGCCGAGGCGGCCACCTCCGACGCACTCGATGACGTCCTGCGCGCCAGCCACCAGCGGGCCATCGACCTCGTCGGTGACGAGGTCGGGACCCCGGTGATCGCCGTCGACGGCGTGGCGTTCTTCGGCCCGGTCGTCTCGCCCGCTCCTCGCGGCGAGGCCGCGGGTCGCCTCTGGGACGGGTGCGTCCTCGTCGCCGGCACTGACGGTTTCTTCGAGCTCAAGCGTTCGCGCACCCGCGAGCCCATCTTCCACACGGAGGCCTGACATGCGCGTTCACCTCGGCGGGGACCACGCCGCCCACGACCTGCTCCTCGACCTCGTCGCGTTCCTCCGGGAGCAGGGGCACGACGTCACCAACCACGGCCCCCACGAGTACGACGCCCTCGACGACTACCCCGTGTTCGTCCTGCGCGCCGCGGAGGCCGTGGCCGCGGACCCCGGCTCGTTCGGTGTCGTGCTCGGGGGCTCCGGCAACGGCGAGCAGATGGCAGCCAACAAGGTCACAGGCATCCGTGCGGCCCTGTGCTACAACGACGAACTGGCCTCGCTCGCCCGTGAGCACAACGACGCCCAGGTCATCTCCATCGGAGCCCGGATGAACACCGTCGAGCAGGCCCGTTCGATGGTGCAGACCTTCCTCGCGACCCCATTCAGTGGCGACCCGCGCCACGTGCGACGGATCACGATGGTCGCCGACTACGACGAGTCCGGGACGCTCCCTCCGCTGCCTCCTGCGTGATCGGCGGGTGCGTCGAAGCGGGTCTGGCGCACTGGGGTGGGCACCCGGCATCCTTCCTGAGAATGCCCCACCGCAGATGGTCGCAATTTCAACCATTGCCCGGTTAGGGTGTGCCCGCTGATCTGACCGGAAGGGGTGCGATGCCCAACGACGTGATCGTGCGTCCGCGTCCGCGTGCGCACCCCGCGATGCGATGGCTGGGCGGATCACGACGCGCCGGGTCGGTCTCCGAGCGTGCCCTTCTCGTGTCGTTCGTCGGAGGGTTGTTGGCCTTGGGTGCCGCCATCGCGCGGTGGCCGCACGCCGTGCCGATCTCGTTCCTCTTCCCCACGGTCGTCGTCGCCGGTGTGGTCCTGCGCCCCCGTCCCCTGGTGATGGTCTATGGCATCGCGCTCATCCTCGTGACCGGCTGGGTGCCCCACTCCGGCGTCGGGCTGACCCGCTCGATGTTCGTGGCGGTCTCGGTCGTCGCCGTGATGGCCGTCATGCTCATCGCGTCGGTGTCGCGCGCGCGGATCGGGACCCGAGGCTTTCGCGGCGACCGCATGTTCGCCGAGCTGCGCGACCGCATCGCCCTCGGCGGCCAGCTGCCAGACCTGCCCCCGGGCTGGCAGGTGTCGTCGTGCATCCGCTCGGCCCACGGCGAGCACTTCTCCGGCGACTTCCTCGTCGCCCACCGATCGCCCTCGGGTGATCGCCTGGAGATCGTGCTCGTCGACGTCAGCGGCAAGGGCACCCGCGCCGGCACCCGCTCGCTGCTGCTGTCCGGAGCCTTCGGCGGCCTGCTCGGGGCGGTGCCCTCGGACCAGTTCCTGGCCACCGCCAACGACTACCTCGCGCGACAGGGCTGGGTCGAGGGCTTCGCCACCGCCGTGCACCTCGAGGTCGACCTGCGCACGGGGGAGTACGCGATCGGCAACGCAGGGCATCCCTCGGCGGCGCTGTTCACCTTCGGCAAGGGCCGCTGGGAGGTCATCGCCGGTGGCCGGGGCCCGCTCCTCGGTGTGGTCCCCGGCGCGCACTTCCCGCGTCAGCGCGGTTGGCTCGGCCACGGTGACGCCCTCCTGCTGTACACCGACGGCATCGTCGAGGCCCGGGGACGCGACCTCGTCGACGGCGTCGACCGCATGCTCGGCATCGCCACGACCACGCTGCTCAACCAGGGCGACGTCGCGGGCGAAGTGTGCAGCGCCGCCCGTTCGGGGGAGGATGACGACCGGGCGGCACTGGCCGTCCGCCGTCTGTGACCCCGCCTGAGAGGACCCCCTGAGTGGGAGCCGTGCCCGCCCCCGAGCCGTTGGCCGCTGAGGCTGTCGAGGCTGTCGAGGTCGACTTGGCCGCTGAGGCCGACGCCGACCTGGCCGCTGAGGCCGACCCGCTACCCGCGCCACCGAACGGCATCCGCACGTTCACCCCGCGCTGGCGCAACAGCCCGCTGACCGACGAGCGGATGGCCCGGCTCATGCCCGCGCGGGCCCTGCCCGACGGTCCGCTCGTGCCCGAGGTGGCCTTCGGACGCACGAGCCCGGTCGTCGTCGAGATCGGCTCGGGGCACGGGGCCGCGGCCATCGCGTTCTGCACCGCCCACCCGGAGGCGGACCTGATCGCCGTCGAGGTGCACGTGCCCGGGGTGGCCCGGATGCTGGCGCTCGCCGAGGACGCCGGGGTCGAGAACCTCTGGGTGCACCCGGGGGATGCCCTGCCCTTCCTCACCGAGCGGGTCTCGCCGGGGTCGCTCGCGGCCGTTCACCTGTTCTTCCCCGACCCGTGGCCCAAGAACAAGCACGCCAAGCGTCGGTTCGTGCAGCAGCACACCCTGGCGCTCATCGCCTCCAGGCTCGAGGTCGGTGGGCAGCTGCTCATCGCGACCGACATCGACTCCTACGCGGCGCACTCGCGCGCCCAGCTGGCCGAGCACGGACGCTGGGACGTCGTCGAGGGGGTGCGCCCGCCGTGGCGGCCGGATGCCGGGTTCGAGGCCAAGGGGGTGCGGGCCGGGCGGGTCGTCAGCGAGCTCCGGGCAACGCTGCGGCCGCTCTGAGGGGCCTCACGCCCGCTGCGAACGCAGAAGTTCAGGTCTCGACCGGTAATTGCTGCGTGCGATCCGAACTTCTGCGTTGCAGGCCGTGCGTTGCTGGTCGGGGTAGCCGGACGCCGCGGGTCGCGTCACCTCCTCCGTCGATGTCGCGAGCCCGCTCCCGTCATCCCGCAACCTCGACGACAGAACCGGATGCGCGAGCGCAACCGGTTCATCGTCGGGGTAGCCGGATTCGAACCGGCGGCCTTCCGCTCCCAAAGCGGACGCGCTACCAAGCTGCGCCATACCCCGCAGCCCGCGGACGGCATCCGAGCAGGTCGGTCAGACGACAACCCTGACCTCAGCCTCGGATTTCAGATCCCGCGAGCGCGGCCACTAGGCTAGCCGCTGCACTCGGGGTCCTCGACCACGAGGTGTGCGGGCGTAGCTCAATGGTAGAGCCCCAGTCTTCCAAACTGGCTACGCGAGTTCGATTCTCGTCGCCCGCTCCACACCAGTTCCACCGGCGTGCCATCTTGTGCGGGTGTTTTCCTCGAGGTCGGGCCGCCCGACCCGTCGCCGCCCGGTGTTCCGGCACCCGGCGCAGGTGGTGGTCACCGCCTTCCTCGTCGCGGACGTCATCGGCACCCTGCTGCTCCTGCTGCCGGTCTCCCGGGCCGACGAGGGCGACGCGCCCTTCGTCACCGCACTGTTCACGGCAACGAGCGCGGTGTGCGTCACCGGCCTGACCACGGTCGACACGGCGACCTACTGGAGCACCACCGGGCAGGCGATCATCCTCGCGCTGATCCAGGTCGGTGGCTTCGGGATCATGACGCTGGCCTCCCTCATCGCCCTGTTCCTCTCGCGCCGGATGGGCCTGCGAACCCGGTTGACGGCCGCGGCCGAGACCAGGGCGATCGGCCCCGGTGACGTGCGCCGGGTGCTGCGCGGGGTCTTCCTCATCACCGTCGTCGTCGAGGCCACGATCGCGGTGATGCTGACGCTGCGCTTCCGCGCCGAGTACGACGACTCCTGGGCCACCGCCACCTGGCACGGGGTCTTCCACGCCGTCTCGGCATTCAACAACGCCGGGTTCGCGCTCTTCAGCGACAACCTCATGGGCTTCCTCACCGATGCGTTCGTGCTGCTGCCCATCACCGTCGCCATCATCATCGGTGGCCTCGGCTTCCCGGTGCTCGTCGAGCTGATGCGCAGCCGGCGCAGCCGCAACACCCGCACGTGGAGCCTGCACACCCGGCTCACGCTGCTCATGACCGGCGCCCTGCTCGTCGGCGGCACGCTCTTCATCACCGCGACCGAGTGGGGCAACCCCGGCACCCTCGGACCCCTCGGCCCGGGCGACAAGCTGCTCGACGGGTGGTTCCACGCAGTCCAGCCGCGCACGGCCGGCTTCAACGCGTGGGACTACGGCGAGGTCACCGACGAGACCCTGCTCGGCACCATCCTGCTGATGTTCGTCGGCGGCGGCTCGGCCGGCACCGCCGGCGGTCTCAAGGTCACGACCTTCATCGTCCTGTTCTTCGTCATCGTCGCCGAGGTGCGCGGCGACCGTGACGTCATCGCCTTCGACCGGCGCATCGACCACCGGGTCATCCGTCAGGCGACCACCGTGGCGTTGCTCGGGGTGGCCGCCGTCGTCGGCGGCACGATGCTGCTCACCGAGCTGACCGACCTGCCGTTGCAGGACGTCATGTTCGAGACCACCTCGGCCTTCGCGACGGTGGGGCTCTCGACCGGCATCACCCCGCAGATCGGCGAGCCGGGCCAGCTCGTGCTCGTCTTCCTCATGTTCCTGGGCCGGCTCGGCCCGATCACCCTGGTGTCGGCTCTCGACCTGTGCGAGAACACCCGCCGCTACACCCTGCCCGAAGGAGCGCCCCTCATTGGCTAGGAAGATCGCCCAGTCCGGCGGAGTCGTCGTCATCGGTCTCGGCCGGTTCGGCAAGTCACTCGCCGACGAGCTCGAGCGCGACGACATCCAGGTGCTCGCCATCGACAACGACCCCAAACGGGTGCAGGACCTTGCCGGCCGCTGGACCCACGTCGTGCAGGCCGACTCCACCGACATCCAGGCCATGCAGCAGCTCGGTGTGGGGGAGTTCTCCAAGGCTGTCATCGGCATCGGCCACAACCTGGAGGCGAGCGTGCTGACGGCGTTCGTGCTGCGCAAGCTGGGGGTCAGCGACATCTGGGCCAAGGCCATCACGACCTCACAGGGCGAGATCCTGTCGCAGGTCGGGGTCGCGCACGTCGTGCGGCCCGAGCACGCGATGGGCAAGCGCGTCGCGCACCTCGTGCGCGGTCGCATGCTCGACTACATCGAGTTCGACGACGGCTACGCGATCGTCAAGACCACCCCGCCCCACGGCATCCTCGGAAAGACGTTGGCGGATGCCGGGGTGCGCTCGCGCTACGGCGTCACCATCGTGGGCATCAAGTCACCGGGCCAGGACTTCTCGTATGCCACGCCGACCTCGGTGGTGAACCAGGGGGACCTGATCATCGTCTCGGGGGACCGGCGCAAGGTCGAGCTCTTCTCCGACCAGGAGTGAGAACACAGGTGCCGAGGGGCTGCCGCAGCAGCCACCTCGGCACCCGAGTCGTGGGGGGTGAGGCCGTGGTCAGGCCTTGGCGCCCACGCGGAACTGCTGCCAGGCGTCGCTCATCCGCTCGACCTGGCCCGGGGTGAACTCGTTCATGCACTCGTCCTGCGTGTAGTCCATGAAGTTGCGGATCGGGTCGAGGCCCGGGGCCTTGCAGGTGTCCACGCCCTCGGGGCAGTCGAACTGAGGCCCGGCTTCCTTCGGGGTGTCGGCCACGTAGTCGCCGGAGGCGCCACAGCCGTGCGCGAAGGTGTGCTCGAGCATCATCCAGTGGCCGACCTCGTGGGTGAGGGTGTCGCCGAAGGCGTACTTGCCGGCGTCCCCACCGGGCATCGACTCGTCGAGGATGACGACGCCGTCGATGTAGTCGCGGCCGTTGTTGTAGCCCTTGGGGAAGTACGCCCACCCGAGCAGACCGCCGCCGATGTCAGCCGCGTAGATGTTGAGCGTCGTGGCGTCGCCCTCGTGCAGGGCCGCCTTCATCGCGCGCTCGGTCTTGCCGGGAGCGACGTTGGCCCAGGCCTCGTTGACGACGTAGTTGGTCTTCGTGAGGTCGAAGCGGAACGGGCTGTCGGATGCCGTGTCCGAGGTCTCGCCGGCGAAGGACGCGTTGAGCACGTCCATCTGGGCGTCGACGCGGTGGCGCCGAGGGCGGTGCTCGCGAGCACACCGGCGAGGATGGCACCCGTGCCGGCAAGGCGGCGGGTGCTGGTCGAAGTGAGGGTCATCAGGGTCCTTCTCGGTCGGGCTGCCCGGGTTCCGGGCGGCACTGTTCGGGAGGCTACCCACCGCGGCGGCGTCGCCGGGGCCATCTCGACAGCGGATTGGGTGGCCCTGTTCGTGCCCGCTACAGTTGCTCCCTGGTGCCCTACCCGAATGCCGCGCGCTCGCGCGCCGCTGGGAGGTGCCGGTCCGCTCGTGGCCGGCCGTACGGCATCCAAGCGGTTTGTCCCCCGATTCCCCCATGGCTCTGGAGTTCCTGAAGTGAAGAGTGCCGTCGAGACCATCAGCCCGACCCGGGTCAAGCTCAGCGTGGAGGTCCCGTTCGCGGAGCTCAAGCCGATGCTCGACGACGCCTACCGCACCATCGGTGCGCAGGTGCAGATCCCCGGCTTCCGCAAGGGCAAGGTCCCGAGCCGCATCATCGACCAGCGGGTCGGGCGCGGCGCCGTGGTCCAGGAGGCCGTCAACGAGGCCCTGCCGCGCTTCTTCGCCGAGGCCGCCGAGGAGCAGAACGTCCGCGCCATCGGCCAGCCCGAGGTCGATGTCACCGCCGTGCCGCTGGAGGACGGCCAGGACTTCACCTTCACCGTCGAGACCGACGTGCGCCCCGAGATCGAGCTCCCCGATCTCGAGGGGATCGCGGTCGAGGTCGACGCCGTCGAGGCGACCGAGGACGACATCACCGAGCGCCTCACCGCCCTGCAGGAGCGCTTCGGCGCCCTCGTCGGGGTCGAGCGGGCCGTCGAGGAGGGCGACTTCGTCTCCATCGACCTGTCGGCGACGATCGGCGGCGAGGAGATCGACGCCGTCACCGGTGTCTCCTACGAGGTCGGCAGCGGCAACATGCTGCCCGGCATGGACGAGGCCCTCATCGGCATGAGCGCCGGCGAGTCCAAGGACTTCACCGCGCCGCTGGCCGGTGGCGACCGCGAGGGTGAGGACGCCGAGTGCACCGTCACCGTGCAGGCCGTCAAGGTCCGTGAGCTGCCCGCGCTCGACGACGAGTTCGCCCAGCTCGCGTCCGAGTTCGACACCCTCGAGGAGCTGCGCGCCGACGTCACGCGCCAGGCCGAGCAGAGCAAGAAGTACGAGCAGGGCATCCAGGCCCGCGACAAGGTGCTCGAGCACCTGCTCGAGACCGTGGACGTCCCGGTGCCCGACGGCATCGTCGAGGCCGAGGTGCACCAGCACCTCGAGGGCGAGAACCGCCTCGACGACGACGAGCACCGCGCCGAGGTCCAGGAGAGCACCCGCCGGGCGTTCAAGGCCCAGTTCCTGCTCGACGCCATTGCCGAGAAGCTCGAGGTCCGCGTCGAGCAGCCCGAGCTCATCGAGTACCTCGTCATGAGCGCCCAGCAGTACGGCATGGACCCGAACACCTTCGCGCAGACGATCGACCAGCAGGGTCAGATCCCCTCGATCGTGCAGGAGGTCGCCCGCCGCAAGGGTCTGGCCGCCGTGCTCGACCGGGCTGTCGTCACCGACACCGCCGGGACGGTCATCGACCTCGACGAGCTCGTGCCGCAGAACGAGGAGCCCAGCCTCGCTGACCTCGTCGCGCAGGCGAGCGAGGCCGAGGCTGCCGACACGGAGTCCGCTGAGGACGAGGCTGCCGACACCGAGGCCGAGGCCGAGACCGCAGACAAGGCCTGATCACACAGACCTCGCAGCACCGACGCCAGCCGGTGTGTGTGAAGAACTCCGGGACATGGACGTTCTTCACACACACCGGCTGAGTCATGCCGGGGGTGGGGCGCTCGTCGTGCCGATTCGCAGGGTCACCGGATAGGTCTCATCGGCCACGGGGCGGCCCTCGAGGGCCAGCCGCACCAGTCGTCCCATCCGGCGGCCCTTCTCGGCACCGGGCTGGTCGACGGTCGTGAGCACGTGCCCGAGCCACGGCAGGTCGACGCCGTCGAAGCCGGTGACCGTGAGGTCCTCGGGGACCCGCAGGCCCATCGACTCGGCGGCGCGCACGACCCCGGCCGCGAGCAGGTCGGCCTGGGTGACGATCGCCGTCGGACGCTGGTCCTCGGGGACGTCGAGCAGGAGGCGGGCGGCCGCCTCTCCGGCCTCCACGGTGAGGTCGCAGGCCTGCACCACGGGAGCCGAGGGCCCCGCGAGCGAGCGGAACCCGGCGAGTCGACCCACGGCATCCGGGTAGGTGGCGGTGGCGACGTCGGCATCGGTGACCACGCCGGTGGGGGAGTGGGCCCGCAGCATCATGCTCAGGTGCGCGACCCGTTCGTGGCCGAGGTCGAGCACGTGCTGCGTCGTGAGGCGCATCGCGGCGAACTCGTCGGTGAGGACGTGCGCGACCTGGGGGTGGATCGGGGCACCGCTGCCGACCAGCGGGACCCCGCGGGCCAGCAGGTGGTCGACGACGGGGTTGTCGCGGTGGCCGCACAGCGGGAAGACCGCCGCGTCGACGGCCTGGGTCGCGAGCTGGGCCACGGCTCGGTCGGGGTCGTCGAGCGGCTGGGCGATGAGCAGCATCGAGCGACCGGCGACATCGAGTTCCTCCGCGAGGCCGTCGAGGATCGCCAAGGCGAAGGGGTCGTGGAAGGCGTACCGCAGCGGCCCCTCGACGACGACGGCGACGGTGCCCACCCGGCCCTGCCGCAGCGACGACGCCAAGGGGTCCGGCCCGGCATACGACAGGGCGGATGCCGCGTCGCGCACGCGCTGGGCGGTCGCCTGCGCGACCGGCCCC encodes the following:
- a CDS encoding DsbA family protein; translation: MPETTENTALTTSAELASAEFWFDPLCPWAWMSSRWLGEVQQVRPVEVTWSVMSLAVLNEGRDLPKQYAELMEQGWGPVRVVIAAREAHGEQVVKPLYDALGEHIHHREEDYSTAIAGALADVGLPAELAEAATSDALDDVLRASHQRAIDLVGDEVGTPVIAVDGVAFFGPVVSPAPRGEAAGRLWDGCVLVAGTDGFFELKRSRTREPIFHTEA
- a CDS encoding ribose-5-phosphate isomerase, which codes for MRVHLGGDHAAHDLLLDLVAFLREQGHDVTNHGPHEYDALDDYPVFVLRAAEAVAADPGSFGVVLGGSGNGEQMAANKVTGIRAALCYNDELASLAREHNDAQVISIGARMNTVEQARSMVQTFLATPFSGDPRHVRRITMVADYDESGTLPPLPPA
- a CDS encoding PP2C family protein-serine/threonine phosphatase, whose protein sequence is MPNDVIVRPRPRAHPAMRWLGGSRRAGSVSERALLVSFVGGLLALGAAIARWPHAVPISFLFPTVVVAGVVLRPRPLVMVYGIALILVTGWVPHSGVGLTRSMFVAVSVVAVMAVMLIASVSRARIGTRGFRGDRMFAELRDRIALGGQLPDLPPGWQVSSCIRSAHGEHFSGDFLVAHRSPSGDRLEIVLVDVSGKGTRAGTRSLLLSGAFGGLLGAVPSDQFLATANDYLARQGWVEGFATAVHLEVDLRTGEYAIGNAGHPSAALFTFGKGRWEVIAGGRGPLLGVVPGAHFPRQRGWLGHGDALLLYTDGIVEARGRDLVDGVDRMLGIATTTLLNQGDVAGEVCSAARSGEDDDRAALAVRRL
- the trmB gene encoding tRNA (guanine(46)-N(7))-methyltransferase TrmB gives rise to the protein MGAVPAPEPLAAEAVEAVEVDLAAEADADLAAEADPLPAPPNGIRTFTPRWRNSPLTDERMARLMPARALPDGPLVPEVAFGRTSPVVVEIGSGHGAAAIAFCTAHPEADLIAVEVHVPGVARMLALAEDAGVENLWVHPGDALPFLTERVSPGSLAAVHLFFPDPWPKNKHAKRRFVQQHTLALIASRLEVGGQLLIATDIDSYAAHSRAQLAEHGRWDVVEGVRPPWRPDAGFEAKGVRAGRVVSELRATLRPL
- a CDS encoding TrkH family potassium uptake protein, whose translation is MFSSRSGRPTRRRPVFRHPAQVVVTAFLVADVIGTLLLLLPVSRADEGDAPFVTALFTATSAVCVTGLTTVDTATYWSTTGQAIILALIQVGGFGIMTLASLIALFLSRRMGLRTRLTAAAETRAIGPGDVRRVLRGVFLITVVVEATIAVMLTLRFRAEYDDSWATATWHGVFHAVSAFNNAGFALFSDNLMGFLTDAFVLLPITVAIIIGGLGFPVLVELMRSRRSRNTRTWSLHTRLTLLMTGALLVGGTLFITATEWGNPGTLGPLGPGDKLLDGWFHAVQPRTAGFNAWDYGEVTDETLLGTILLMFVGGGSAGTAGGLKVTTFIVLFFVIVAEVRGDRDVIAFDRRIDHRVIRQATTVALLGVAAVVGGTMLLTELTDLPLQDVMFETTSAFATVGLSTGITPQIGEPGQLVLVFLMFLGRLGPITLVSALDLCENTRRYTLPEGAPLIG
- a CDS encoding potassium channel family protein, which gives rise to MARKIAQSGGVVVIGLGRFGKSLADELERDDIQVLAIDNDPKRVQDLAGRWTHVVQADSTDIQAMQQLGVGEFSKAVIGIGHNLEASVLTAFVLRKLGVSDIWAKAITTSQGEILSQVGVAHVVRPEHAMGKRVAHLVRGRMLDYIEFDDGYAIVKTTPPHGILGKTLADAGVRSRYGVTIVGIKSPGQDFSYATPTSVVNQGDLIIVSGDRRKVELFSDQE
- a CDS encoding zinc metalloprotease, with protein sequence MDVLNASFAGETSDTASDSPFRFDLTKTNYVVNEAWANVAPGKTERAMKAALHEGDATTLNIYAADIGGGLLGWAYFPKGYNNGRDYIDGVVILDESMPGGDAGKYAFGDTLTHEVGHWMMLEHTFAHGCGASGDYVADTPKEAGPQFDCPEGVDTCKAPGLDPIRNFMDYTQDECMNEFTPGQVERMSDAWQQFRVGAKA
- the tig gene encoding trigger factor, giving the protein MKSAVETISPTRVKLSVEVPFAELKPMLDDAYRTIGAQVQIPGFRKGKVPSRIIDQRVGRGAVVQEAVNEALPRFFAEAAEEQNVRAIGQPEVDVTAVPLEDGQDFTFTVETDVRPEIELPDLEGIAVEVDAVEATEDDITERLTALQERFGALVGVERAVEEGDFVSIDLSATIGGEEIDAVTGVSYEVGSGNMLPGMDEALIGMSAGESKDFTAPLAGGDREGEDAECTVTVQAVKVRELPALDDEFAQLASEFDTLEELRADVTRQAEQSKKYEQGIQARDKVLEHLLETVDVPVPDGIVEAEVHQHLEGENRLDDDEHRAEVQESTRRAFKAQFLLDAIAEKLEVRVEQPELIEYLVMSAQQYGMDPNTFAQTIDQQGQIPSIVQEVARRKGLAAVLDRAVVTDTAGTVIDLDELVPQNEEPSLADLVAQASEAEAADTESAEDEAADTEAEAETADKA
- a CDS encoding LacI family DNA-binding transcriptional regulator encodes the protein MAPTRQTRSAQRRPTLRDVARRAGVSTSTASLVFSGKGPVAQATAQRVRDAASALSYAGPDPLASSLRQGRVGTVAVVVEGPLRYAFHDPFALAILDGLAEELDVAGRSMLLIAQPLDDPDRAVAQLATQAVDAAVFPLCGHRDNPVVDHLLARGVPLVGSGAPIHPQVAHVLTDEFAAMRLTTQHVLDLGHERVAHLSMMLRAHSPTGVVTDADVATATYPDAVGRLAGFRSLAGPSAPVVQACDLTVEAGEAAARLLLDVPEDQRPTAIVTQADLLAAGVVRAAESMGLRVPEDLTVTGFDGVDLPWLGHVLTTVDQPGAEKGRRMGRLVRLALEGRPVADETYPVTLRIGTTSAPPPA